The Mesorhizobium koreense genome includes a window with the following:
- a CDS encoding M48 family metallopeptidase, with product MFSLLRKSPTRPAAPLERTHEVAGRSLPLRIVENDRARRLTLRIDAGGQGLRVTVPPGMRMAEIDRFLDRHQGWLEARLAKLPDRPMLRPGVKIPIRGVPHLIVHELSRGTVETAIGDDGPLLIVHGDRRFLTRRIADYLKREAKRDIGALVDKHTANAGRRAKSIRFKDTTSRWGSCSSAGNLSFSWRIMMAPPAVIDYLVAHEVAHLREMNHGPKFWKLCRELCPDTDRCRAWLKRNGSALQAIGFG from the coding sequence ATGTTCAGCCTCCTGAGAAAATCGCCAACCCGCCCTGCCGCGCCGCTGGAGCGCACGCACGAGGTCGCTGGCCGCAGCCTGCCGCTCAGGATCGTCGAGAACGATCGCGCCAGGCGGCTGACGCTCCGGATCGACGCCGGCGGGCAGGGCCTGCGCGTCACCGTGCCGCCCGGCATGCGCATGGCCGAGATCGACCGTTTCCTCGACCGGCATCAGGGTTGGCTGGAGGCGCGGCTCGCGAAACTTCCCGACCGGCCGATGCTCCGTCCCGGCGTGAAAATCCCGATCCGCGGCGTGCCGCATCTGATCGTGCACGAACTCTCGCGCGGTACCGTCGAAACCGCGATAGGCGATGACGGGCCGCTTCTGATCGTCCACGGCGACCGGCGGTTCCTCACCCGCCGCATCGCCGATTACCTGAAGCGGGAAGCAAAGCGCGATATCGGGGCGCTGGTCGACAAGCACACGGCGAATGCCGGGCGCCGGGCCAAATCCATCCGCTTCAAGGACACGACAAGCCGCTGGGGCTCCTGCTCCTCGGCCGGCAATCTCTCTTTTTCCTGGCGCATCATGATGGCGCCGCCGGCGGTCATCGACTATCTGGTGGCGCATGAGGTGGCGCATCTGAGGGAGATGAACCACGGGCCGAAATTCTGGAAGCTGTGCCGCGAACTCTGCCCCGACACCGACCGCTGCCGCGCCTGGCTGAAACGCAACGGCAGCGCGCTTCAGGCGATCGGGTTTGGGTAG
- the arsC gene encoding arsenate reductase (glutaredoxin) (This arsenate reductase requires both glutathione and glutaredoxin to convert arsenate to arsenite, after which the efflux transporter formed by ArsA and ArsB can extrude the arsenite from the cell, providing resistance.) — protein MTVTIYHNPACGTSRNVLAMIRNAGMEPTIVNYLATPLSRDQIKALFGKTGQPVRELLRRKGTPYDQLGLDDPALSDDELIDFVVRYPILMNRPIVVTDFGARLCRPSEEVAALLPPGSLPESFTKEDGEIINFAAHGKDA, from the coding sequence ATGACGGTCACCATCTATCATAACCCTGCATGCGGGACGTCCCGCAATGTCCTCGCCATGATCCGGAATGCCGGCATGGAGCCGACGATCGTGAACTATCTCGCCACGCCGCTGTCTCGCGACCAGATCAAGGCCCTGTTCGGCAAGACCGGCCAGCCTGTGCGCGAACTCCTGCGGCGCAAGGGTACGCCTTATGATCAGCTCGGTCTCGACGATCCGGCGTTGAGCGACGATGAACTCATCGATTTTGTCGTCCGCTATCCCATCCTGATGAATCGGCCGATCGTGGTAACGGATTTCGGTGCCCGTTTATGTCGGCCTTCGGAAGAAGTTGCCGCTCTGTTGCCACCCGGATCACTGCCGGAGAGTTTCACGAAGGAAGACGGCGAAATCATAAACTTCGCCGCACATGGAAAAGACGCATGA
- the trpA gene encoding tryptophan synthase subunit alpha encodes MTTRIDRRMAKLKQEGRPALVTYFMGGDPDYDTSLAIMKALPRAGADIIELGMPFSDPMADGPAIQAAGLRALKGGQTLVKTLAMAREFRKADDETPIVMMGYYNPIYIYGVQRFLDDARAAGIDGLIVVDLPPEMDAELCLPALKAGVNFIRLATPTTDDKRLPRVLQNTSGFVYYVSMTGITGSALPDTSKVSAAVRRIKAHTELPVCVGFGVKTAEQARAIGASADGVVVGTAIVNAVANVLDGKGGRTADPAEAVATLVNGLAQGVRSARLAAAE; translated from the coding sequence ATGACCACCCGCATCGACCGCCGCATGGCGAAACTCAAGCAGGAGGGCCGGCCGGCGCTCGTCACCTATTTCATGGGCGGCGACCCGGACTACGATACCTCGCTTGCGATCATGAAGGCGCTGCCGAGGGCCGGCGCCGACATCATCGAACTCGGCATGCCCTTTTCCGACCCGATGGCCGACGGCCCAGCGATCCAGGCGGCGGGACTGCGAGCGCTCAAGGGCGGGCAGACGCTGGTGAAGACGCTTGCCATGGCGCGCGAATTCCGCAAGGCGGATGACGAGACCCCGATCGTCATGATGGGCTACTATAACCCGATCTACATCTACGGCGTCCAGCGTTTCCTCGATGACGCGCGCGCGGCCGGCATCGACGGGCTGATCGTCGTCGACCTGCCGCCGGAGATGGATGCGGAACTCTGCCTGCCGGCGCTCAAGGCCGGCGTCAATTTCATCCGGCTGGCCACGCCGACCACCGACGACAAGCGCCTGCCGCGCGTGCTGCAGAACACGTCGGGTTTCGTCTATTACGTGTCGATGACAGGCATCACCGGATCGGCGCTGCCGGATACAAGCAAGGTATCGGCGGCGGTCCGCCGCATCAAGGCGCATACAGAACTGCCGGTCTGCGTCGGCTTCGGCGTAAAAACGGCCGAACAGGCGCGCGCCATAGGGGCTTCGGCCGACGGCGTCGTCGTCGGCACGGCGATCGTCAACGCCGTCGCCAACGTGCTCGACGGCAAGGGCGGTCGCACGGCCGATCCGGCGGAGGCTGTCGCCACGCTCGTCAACGGGCTGGCGCAGGGCGTTCGCTCCGCGCGCCTTGCGGCAGCCGAATAA
- a CDS encoding DUF2852 domain-containing protein, with protein MNATAMIRPAWTPATIALMIIGFMVFWPLGLAMIAYIIWGDRLDGFKRDVSRTRDSVFGGCRGRHARRSGFARTGNVAFDDWREKELERLAEERRKLDEMRDEFDEYARELRRAKDQDEFDRFMAERERKARDRQTPDASGTEPGTA; from the coding sequence ATGAACGCAACCGCAATGATCCGCCCTGCCTGGACGCCGGCGACCATCGCGCTGATGATCATCGGCTTCATGGTGTTCTGGCCGCTGGGGCTGGCCATGATTGCCTATATCATCTGGGGCGACCGGCTCGACGGGTTCAAGCGCGATGTCAGCCGCACTCGCGACAGCGTCTTCGGTGGCTGCCGCGGCCGGCATGCGAGGCGCAGCGGCTTTGCCCGTACCGGCAACGTGGCCTTCGACGACTGGCGCGAGAAGGAACTCGAGCGCCTCGCCGAGGAGCGCCGCAAGCTCGACGAGATGCGGGACGAATTCGACGAATATGCGCGCGAGCTTCGCCGCGCCAAGGACCAGGATGAATTCGACCGCTTCATGGCCGAGCGCGAGCGCAAGGCGCGCGACCGCCAGACGCCGGACGCCTCCGGCACTGAGCCGGGTACGGCCTGA
- the accD gene encoding acetyl-CoA carboxylase, carboxyltransferase subunit beta has product MNWITNYVRPKLNSMLGRRDMPENLWIKDPETGEMIFHKELEENQYVIPGSGHHMRISARERLKYFFDEGKFETLENPKVTLDPLKFRDEKRYVDRLKEARAKTGMDDAILTALGEVEGLPIVATVQDFAFMGGSLGMAAGEAIIKGFETAVKRERPLVLFAASGGARMQEGTLSLMQLPRTTVAVDRLKEAGLPYIVVLTNPTTGGVTASYAMLGDIHIAEPGALIGFAGPRVIEQTLREKLPEGFQRSEYLMKHGMVDMIVSRKELRPTIARLLKMMLKLPESEATDIPEVVEEAPAPAQRPETQAGAQA; this is encoded by the coding sequence ATGAACTGGATCACCAACTACGTTCGCCCGAAGCTGAATTCGATGCTCGGCCGGCGCGACATGCCGGAAAACCTCTGGATCAAGGATCCGGAGACCGGCGAGATGATCTTCCACAAGGAACTGGAAGAGAACCAGTACGTCATCCCGGGTTCCGGCCACCACATGCGCATTTCGGCGCGCGAACGGCTCAAATATTTCTTCGACGAGGGCAAGTTCGAGACACTCGAAAATCCCAAAGTCACGCTCGATCCGCTGAAATTCCGCGACGAGAAGCGCTATGTCGACCGGCTGAAGGAGGCCCGCGCCAAGACCGGGATGGATGATGCGATCCTCACCGCGCTCGGCGAGGTCGAAGGGCTGCCGATCGTCGCGACCGTGCAGGATTTCGCCTTCATGGGCGGCTCGCTCGGCATGGCGGCCGGCGAGGCGATCATCAAGGGTTTCGAAACAGCGGTGAAACGCGAGCGGCCGCTCGTGCTGTTCGCTGCATCCGGCGGCGCGCGCATGCAGGAAGGCACGCTATCCCTCATGCAGCTTCCACGCACCACGGTCGCCGTCGACCGGCTGAAAGAGGCCGGCCTGCCCTATATCGTGGTGCTGACCAACCCGACGACGGGCGGCGTCACCGCCTCCTATGCGATGCTGGGCGACATCCATATCGCTGAGCCCGGCGCGCTGATCGGCTTCGCGGGACCGCGCGTCATCGAGCAGACACTGCGGGAAAAGCTGCCGGAAGGCTTCCAGCGCTCCGAATATCTGATGAAGCACGGCATGGTCGACATGATCGTCTCGCGCAAGGAACTCAGGCCCACCATTGCACGCCTTCTCAAGATGATGCTGAAGCTGCCCGAAAGCGAGGCAACGGACATCCCGGAAGTGGTGGAAGAAGCGCCTGCTCCAGCGCAGCGGCCCGAAACGCAAGCCGGAGCACAGGCTTAG
- the trpB gene encoding tryptophan synthase subunit beta, producing the protein MSKPASPNSFRTGPDEQGMFGIFGGRFVAETLMPLILDLEHEWNAARNDPAFKAELEGLSTFYAGRPSKLYFAEGLTRHLGGAKIYFKREDLNHTGSHKINNCLGQILLARRMGKKRIIAETGAGQHGVASATVSARFGLPCVVYMGATDVERQKPNVFRMKLLGAEVKPVSAGHGTLKDAMNEALRDWVTNVEDTYYLIGTAAGPHPYPEMVREFQSVIGTEARAQILEQEGRLPDVIIAAVGGGSNAIGLFHPFLDDREVKIIGIEAGGHGLDGDEHCASMNAGKPGVLHGNRTYLLQNEDGQIKDGHSISAGLDYPGVGPEHSWLRDSGRVEYVPILDGEALEAFQVTTKVEGIIPALESAHAIAHAMKIAPKMKKDEIVIVNLSGRGDKDVHTVASMMGMEI; encoded by the coding sequence GTGAGCAAGCCGGCGTCACCCAATTCCTTCCGCACCGGACCCGACGAGCAGGGCATGTTCGGCATTTTCGGCGGCCGTTTCGTAGCCGAGACGCTGATGCCGCTCATCCTGGACCTCGAGCATGAGTGGAACGCCGCCAGGAACGACCCTGCCTTCAAGGCGGAACTCGAGGGGCTTTCGACCTTCTACGCCGGGCGGCCCTCGAAACTCTATTTCGCAGAGGGCCTGACGAGGCATCTCGGCGGGGCGAAAATCTATTTCAAGCGCGAGGATCTGAACCATACCGGCTCGCACAAGATCAACAATTGCCTCGGCCAGATCCTGCTCGCCAGGCGTATGGGCAAGAAGCGCATCATCGCGGAGACCGGCGCCGGCCAGCATGGCGTCGCCTCGGCCACCGTCTCGGCGCGCTTCGGCCTGCCCTGCGTCGTCTATATGGGCGCGACCGACGTCGAGCGGCAGAAGCCGAACGTCTTCCGCATGAAGCTGCTCGGCGCTGAGGTCAAGCCGGTCTCGGCCGGCCACGGCACGCTGAAAGACGCCATGAACGAAGCCCTTCGGGACTGGGTGACCAATGTCGAGGACACCTATTACCTGATCGGCACGGCGGCGGGACCGCATCCCTATCCGGAAATGGTACGCGAGTTCCAGTCGGTGATCGGCACGGAGGCACGCGCGCAAATCCTCGAACAGGAAGGGCGGCTGCCGGATGTCATCATCGCGGCGGTCGGCGGCGGCTCCAATGCCATCGGGCTTTTCCATCCCTTCCTCGACGACCGCGAGGTGAAGATCATCGGCATCGAGGCCGGCGGGCATGGGCTCGACGGCGACGAGCATTGCGCCTCGATGAACGCCGGCAAACCCGGGGTGCTCCACGGCAACCGTACCTATCTGCTCCAGAACGAAGACGGGCAGATCAAGGACGGCCATTCGATCTCGGCCGGGCTCGACTATCCGGGCGTCGGGCCGGAGCACTCCTGGCTGCGCGATTCCGGTCGCGTCGAATATGTGCCGATCCTCGACGGCGAGGCGCTGGAAGCCTTCCAGGTGACGACCAAGGTGGAGGGTATCATCCCGGCGCTGGAATCCGCGCACGCCATCGCGCACGCCATGAAGATCGCGCCCAAGATGAAGAAGGACGAGATCGTCATCGTCAACCTGTCCGGCCGCGGCGACAAAGATGTACACACAGTGGCCAGCATGATGGGTATGGAGATCTGA
- a CDS encoding phosphoribosylanthranilate isomerase has translation MPMDIKICGLRTEEALAAALAGGASHVGFIFFPKSPRNIEPAEAGRLRRLADGKAKAVAVTVDADDAALDGIVNAVAPDVLQLHGSESPARVTELKARYGLSVMKALSIRERSDLDRIADYAGIADRLLFDAKPPKGAELPGGNGLAFDWRLLSGVDPAIPYMLSGGLNASNITEALAIAQPSGIDISSGVESAPGVKDVRLIEAFFRAVAGARKNRAA, from the coding sequence CTGCCCATGGACATCAAGATCTGCGGCCTCAGGACGGAAGAGGCGCTGGCGGCGGCGCTCGCCGGTGGCGCGAGCCATGTCGGCTTCATCTTCTTCCCGAAAAGCCCGCGCAATATCGAGCCGGCCGAAGCCGGTCGGTTGCGCAGGCTCGCCGACGGCAAGGCGAAGGCGGTCGCCGTCACCGTCGATGCCGACGACGCGGCGCTCGACGGGATCGTGAATGCCGTCGCGCCTGACGTGCTGCAATTGCACGGTTCCGAGAGCCCCGCCCGCGTGACGGAACTCAAAGCGCGCTATGGCCTTTCCGTCATGAAGGCACTTTCCATCCGCGAAAGATCCGACCTTGACCGCATCGCCGACTATGCAGGCATCGCCGACCGTCTGCTCTTCGACGCGAAGCCGCCGAAAGGTGCGGAGCTTCCGGGTGGCAACGGCCTTGCATTCGACTGGCGGCTTTTGTCAGGGGTCGATCCGGCGATCCCCTACATGCTTTCCGGCGGTTTGAATGCTTCCAACATCACCGAGGCGCTTGCGATCGCGCAGCCTTCGGGCATCGACATATCCTCCGGTGTCGAAAGCGCGCCCGGCGTCAAGGATGTCCGCCTGATCGAGGCGTTCTTCCGGGCGGTTGCCGGTGCGCGGAAAAACCGGGCTGCTTGA